In a single window of the Diachasmimorpha longicaudata isolate KC_UGA_2023 chromosome 16, iyDiaLong2, whole genome shotgun sequence genome:
- the LOC135170049 gene encoding hypoxia-inducible factor 1-alpha-like isoform X3, protein MDTKPKKPKEKRRNNEKRKEKSRDAARCRRSRETDIFAELAAELPISQEQAQHLDKASVMRLAIAYLKARSVIDGLSEPLPKAEKISEMDMMCQEALDGFVLVLANNGDMVYLSENVSDYLGIPQMDMMGQSVFEYGHPCDHEEIRQCLSMTAEDVNEKRSCNFFLRLKCTLTSKGRKVNLKSASYKVIHCVGHPMISRQTVSDETEELDEGIREFSGCGSSGSGTEDSQDGSDKTNVKPSTGISLVVVGCPIPHPSNIEVPLGRHTFLSKHNLNMKFTYADDRLSEYLGWSSNELMGKSVFDFHHALDNSALNKSFKSLFSKGQCETVAYRFLSRTGGYAWVVTQATLIRCTKQNKPLSVVCVNHILSGIECKDEVYSVRQLEARSAAEKLEKFSKTEGEDILLSPPAPIEPEKIPVEVEPIIPVKRTRPQTVTASLFKDLDPEEGKGIPRINDIAGERREKRSPWLFQDKPVVDYDPSRHRALTRSQAATRTSLSAGQDNQLITGNCRPPPQTATASIFAPRTEEMNTGFLIFSEDQPGLTMLKDEPEDLTHLAPTPGDVCVPLEDTPFLSDMLDEFILGNDVYCPLLSPSLPAELPSGSELSDDSDKSPESLVESLETSIGDTDPFFYKDTSPSPDSIQKSNSGLLTPVLGGSPASQSLDSSLRSPGDDSTPLGSAISEDDMLMLSIDDVIADEELALRAPYIPMSDQDETLQLLISDDMVMWGPTQGTYKKVKWDAEDEISRRYADSSLAKLLKNSGEEVEKNVVNPVQVLGQTCRRGSSNKRHHGPNSPHNGNETKRIRSTQEPKERGPITASKIPNDLSPVLTGGGTTISELNSPMSAQQEDVDELRQQGNLLMEQLMGQQPSEAARQAIFEGRREELKDDDRGGGGGGSFNEKNVRQSNSVLMNLLVSGCDEIYLDVPRLLQDKRQPLMINTEASPIHDISRSYLTTYTMNAQSPSPKKLLEESISSAMMTSMSSTISPQMMEMSDYGYSIGDATPLSPGSELLRVLSEVV, encoded by the exons atggacaCAAAACCGAAGAAGCCGAAGGAGAAGAGGAG AAACAATGAGAAACGCAAGGAGAAGTCTCGCGATGCAGCCAGATGCAGAAGGAGCAGGGAGACAGATATATTTGCTGAACTTGCTGCTGAACTACCAATTTCCCAGGAGCAAGCTCAACATCTGGACAAAGCCAGTGTTATGAGGCTGGCTATCGCTTATCTGAAGGCACGCAGTGTTATAGATGGCT TGTCGGAGCCACTACCGAAGgcagaaaaaatttctgagaTGGATATGATGTGCCAAGAGGCATTAGATGGATTCGTCCTGGTACTGGCTAACAACGGGGACATGGTTTATCTGTCTGAGAATGTCAGTGACTATCTGGGAATTCCTCAG ATGGATATGATGGGCCAGAGTGTCTTCGAGTACGGCCACCCTTGCGATCACGAGGAAATTCGTCAATGTCTGTCAATGACGGCTGAAGATGTCAATGAGAAGCGCAGCTGCAATTTCTTCCTGCGCCTGAAGTGCACTCTCACCAGCAAGGGACGCAAAGTCAACTTGAAGAGTGCGTCTTATAAG gtGATTCATTGCGTTGGACACCCGATGATATCTCGTCAGACAGTGTCTGATGAAACTGAGGAGTTGGATGAGGGAATTCGCGAATTTTCTGGCTGTGGTTCCTCTGGCTCTGGCACTGAGGACAGCCAGGATGGCTCTGACAAGACAAACGTTAAACCATCAACAGGAATCTCTCTGGTGGTCGTTGGATGCCCCATTCCTCATCCCAGCAATATCGAAGTGCCTCTGGGACGTCATACATTTCTATCCAAGCATAATCTCAACATGAAATTTACTTATGCTGATGACAG GCTCTCCGAATATCTGGGATGGAGCAGCAACGAATTGATGGGAAAATCTGTCTTTGACTTTCATCATGCACTCGATAACTCCGCCCTGAACAAGTCTTTCAAGTCTC TTTTCAGTAAGGGACAGTGTGAGACTGTGGCGTATCGTTTTCTCAGCAGAACTGGTGGCTACGCCTGGGTCGTCACCCAGGCCACTCTCATCCGCTGCACAAAGCAGAATAAACCGCTGTCGGTCGTTTGTGTCAATCATATCTTAAG cggaATCGAATGCAAAGATGAGGTGTACAGTGTGCGTCAGTTGGAAGCGCGCAGCGCTGCTGAGAAGctagaaaaattctcaaaaaccGAGGGGGAAGATATTCTCTTGTCCCCCCCAGCCCCCATAGAGccggaaaaaattccagtggagGTCGAGCCTATCATTCCTGTCAAACGCACGAGACCTCAGACTGTTACAGCTTCTCTATTCAAAGATCTAGATCCCGAGGAGGGGAAGGGTATCCCGAGGATCAACGATATTGCTGGCGAGCGCAGGGAAAAACGATCTCCTTGGCTGTTCCAG GACAAACCAGTGGTGGATTACGATCCCTCACGTCATCGCGCTCTCACTCGTTCACAAGCCGCCACCAGAACCTCGTTGTCAGCTGGTCAGGATAATCAGCTGATTACAGGAAATTGTCGACCACCACCGCAAACAGCGACAGCCAGTATTTTTGCTCCTCGTACCGAGGAGATGAACACGGGCTTCCTCATATTCAGTGAGGATCAGCCGGGCTTGACGA TGTTGAAAGATGAACCAGAGGATCTCACTCACTTGGCCCCAACCCCAGGTGACGTATGCGTACCCCTGGAAGACACTCCATTCCTCTCAGACATGCTGGACGAATTTATTCTCGGCAACGATGTTTACTGTCCCCTGCTGAGTCCATCCCTCCCCGCTGAGTTGCCAAGTGGTTCAGAGCTTTCCGATGATTCCGACAAGTCCCCAGAGAGCCTCGTGGAGTCCCTGGAGACATCGATAGGCGACACAgatccatttttttacaaagacACATCACCAAGTCCCGATTCCATTCAGAAATCAAATTCCGGACTTTTAACTCCTGTTTTGGGTGGTAGTCCCGCCTCACAGAGTCTAGATTCATCTCTGCGAAGTCCTGGAGATGACAGCACACCCCTGGGATCGGCAATATCAGAGGACGATATGTTGATGCTGAGTATCGACGATGTCATTGCCGATGAGGAGCTCGCATTGAGGGCTCCGTACATACCAATGTCCGATCAGGATGAGACACTTCAGTTGCTCATCAGCGATGATATGGTTATGTGGGGACCTACACAGGGCACATATAAGAAGGTCAAATG GGACGCTGAGGACGAGATATCCAGACGTTATGCAGACTCCAGTCTAGCTAAACTCTTGAAAAATTCGGGGGAGGAAGTGGAGAAGAACGTAGTGAATCCTGTCCAGGTGTTGGGACAGACGTGTAGAAGAG GATCATCGAATAAGCGTCACCACGGCCCCAACTCACCGCACAATGGTAATGAAACAAAGCGCATAAGATCGACACAAGAGCCAAAAGAACGTGGACCAATCACTGCCAGTAAAATTCCAAATGACTTATCCCCAGTTCTAACTGGTGGTGGCACCACAATAtcagaattaaattctccCATGAGTGCGCAGCAAGAGGATGTTGATGAGCTGAGGCAGCAGGGAAATCTTCTGATGGAACAGTTGATGGGACAGCAACCGTCTGAGGCAGCCAGACAAGCCATCTTCGAGGGAAGGAGAGAGGAGTTGAAGGATGATGATcgcggtggtggtggtggtgggagttttaatgagaaaaatgtcAGACAGTCTAACAGCGTTCTCATGAATCTACTTGTTTCTGGATGCGAT GAGATCTACCTTGACGTACCTCGTCTACTCCAGGATAAACGCCAGCCCCTGATGATAAACACAGAGGCCTCACCTATCCACGACATCTCCAGGAGTTATCTTACCACGTACACGATGAATGCGCAGTCGCCCAGTCCAAAGAAGCTCCTGGAGGAGAGCATATCATCAGCCATGATGACTTCGATGAGCTCCACGATCAGTCCTCAGATGATGGAGATGAGTGACTATGGTTATAGCATTGGGGATGCAACACCCTTGTCACCGGGATCGGAGCTACTCCGAGTCCTCAGCGAAGTGGTCTAG
- the LOC135170049 gene encoding hypoxia-inducible factor 1-alpha-like isoform X1 yields MSTSFLYPIDRSKPAQFDNSINFTIYENYRCNYPKNVTWMLKNSLMDSFVILIMTADMDVQSTFGIPCTEAQWLTCPVTNCPVFDDTTRGQGWNWNLTPAYPNVRLDRSLEECQVYRGNYGGYCPLVNDDEDGQSFEDYLNNEKRKEKSRDAARCRRSRETDIFAELAAELPISQEQAQHLDKASVMRLAIAYLKARSVIDGLSEPLPKAEKISEMDMMCQEALDGFVLVLANNGDMVYLSENVSDYLGIPQMDMMGQSVFEYGHPCDHEEIRQCLSMTAEDVNEKRSCNFFLRLKCTLTSKGRKVNLKSASYKVIHCVGHPMISRQTVSDETEELDEGIREFSGCGSSGSGTEDSQDGSDKTNVKPSTGISLVVVGCPIPHPSNIEVPLGRHTFLSKHNLNMKFTYADDRLSEYLGWSSNELMGKSVFDFHHALDNSALNKSFKSLFSKGQCETVAYRFLSRTGGYAWVVTQATLIRCTKQNKPLSVVCVNHILSGIECKDEVYSVRQLEARSAAEKLEKFSKTEGEDILLSPPAPIEPEKIPVEVEPIIPVKRTRPQTVTASLFKDLDPEEGKGIPRINDIAGERREKRSPWLFQDKPVVDYDPSRHRALTRSQAATRTSLSAGQDNQLITGNCRPPPQTATASIFAPRTEEMNTGFLIFSEDQPGLTMLKDEPEDLTHLAPTPGDVCVPLEDTPFLSDMLDEFILGNDVYCPLLSPSLPAELPSGSELSDDSDKSPESLVESLETSIGDTDPFFYKDTSPSPDSIQKSNSGLLTPVLGGSPASQSLDSSLRSPGDDSTPLGSAISEDDMLMLSIDDVIADEELALRAPYIPMSDQDETLQLLISDDMVMWGPTQGTYKKVKWDAEDEISRRYADSSLAKLLKNSGEEVEKNVVNPVQVLGQTCRRGSSNKRHHGPNSPHNGNETKRIRSTQEPKERGPITASKIPNDLSPVLTGGGTTISELNSPMSAQQEDVDELRQQGNLLMEQLMGQQPSEAARQAIFEGRREELKDDDRGGGGGGSFNEKNVRQSNSVLMNLLVSGCDEIYLDVPRLLQDKRQPLMINTEASPIHDISRSYLTTYTMNAQSPSPKKLLEESISSAMMTSMSSTISPQMMEMSDYGYSIGDATPLSPGSELLRVLSEVV; encoded by the exons ATGTCGACATCCTTTCTGTACCCGATAGACCGATCAAAACCTGCGCAGTTTGATAATTCCATTAACTTTACAATCTATGAAAATTATAGGTGTAATTACCCCAAAAATGTCACGTGgatgttaaaaaattccctcatGGACAGTTTCGTCATCTTGATAATGACTGCTGATATG GATGTACAATCGACATTTGGTATTCCATGCACGGAGGCACAGTGGCTGACTTGTCCTGTCACCAATTGTCCCGTTTTTGATGATACCACAAGGGGACAGGGATGGAATTGGAATTTAACCCCAGCTTATCCAAATGTACGTCTAGACAGATCACTCGAGGAATGCCAGGTTTATCGGGGCAATTATGGCGGTTATTGTCCACTGGTTAATGATGATGAGGATGGACAGAGTTTCGAGGATTATTT AAACAATGAGAAACGCAAGGAGAAGTCTCGCGATGCAGCCAGATGCAGAAGGAGCAGGGAGACAGATATATTTGCTGAACTTGCTGCTGAACTACCAATTTCCCAGGAGCAAGCTCAACATCTGGACAAAGCCAGTGTTATGAGGCTGGCTATCGCTTATCTGAAGGCACGCAGTGTTATAGATGGCT TGTCGGAGCCACTACCGAAGgcagaaaaaatttctgagaTGGATATGATGTGCCAAGAGGCATTAGATGGATTCGTCCTGGTACTGGCTAACAACGGGGACATGGTTTATCTGTCTGAGAATGTCAGTGACTATCTGGGAATTCCTCAG ATGGATATGATGGGCCAGAGTGTCTTCGAGTACGGCCACCCTTGCGATCACGAGGAAATTCGTCAATGTCTGTCAATGACGGCTGAAGATGTCAATGAGAAGCGCAGCTGCAATTTCTTCCTGCGCCTGAAGTGCACTCTCACCAGCAAGGGACGCAAAGTCAACTTGAAGAGTGCGTCTTATAAG gtGATTCATTGCGTTGGACACCCGATGATATCTCGTCAGACAGTGTCTGATGAAACTGAGGAGTTGGATGAGGGAATTCGCGAATTTTCTGGCTGTGGTTCCTCTGGCTCTGGCACTGAGGACAGCCAGGATGGCTCTGACAAGACAAACGTTAAACCATCAACAGGAATCTCTCTGGTGGTCGTTGGATGCCCCATTCCTCATCCCAGCAATATCGAAGTGCCTCTGGGACGTCATACATTTCTATCCAAGCATAATCTCAACATGAAATTTACTTATGCTGATGACAG GCTCTCCGAATATCTGGGATGGAGCAGCAACGAATTGATGGGAAAATCTGTCTTTGACTTTCATCATGCACTCGATAACTCCGCCCTGAACAAGTCTTTCAAGTCTC TTTTCAGTAAGGGACAGTGTGAGACTGTGGCGTATCGTTTTCTCAGCAGAACTGGTGGCTACGCCTGGGTCGTCACCCAGGCCACTCTCATCCGCTGCACAAAGCAGAATAAACCGCTGTCGGTCGTTTGTGTCAATCATATCTTAAG cggaATCGAATGCAAAGATGAGGTGTACAGTGTGCGTCAGTTGGAAGCGCGCAGCGCTGCTGAGAAGctagaaaaattctcaaaaaccGAGGGGGAAGATATTCTCTTGTCCCCCCCAGCCCCCATAGAGccggaaaaaattccagtggagGTCGAGCCTATCATTCCTGTCAAACGCACGAGACCTCAGACTGTTACAGCTTCTCTATTCAAAGATCTAGATCCCGAGGAGGGGAAGGGTATCCCGAGGATCAACGATATTGCTGGCGAGCGCAGGGAAAAACGATCTCCTTGGCTGTTCCAG GACAAACCAGTGGTGGATTACGATCCCTCACGTCATCGCGCTCTCACTCGTTCACAAGCCGCCACCAGAACCTCGTTGTCAGCTGGTCAGGATAATCAGCTGATTACAGGAAATTGTCGACCACCACCGCAAACAGCGACAGCCAGTATTTTTGCTCCTCGTACCGAGGAGATGAACACGGGCTTCCTCATATTCAGTGAGGATCAGCCGGGCTTGACGA TGTTGAAAGATGAACCAGAGGATCTCACTCACTTGGCCCCAACCCCAGGTGACGTATGCGTACCCCTGGAAGACACTCCATTCCTCTCAGACATGCTGGACGAATTTATTCTCGGCAACGATGTTTACTGTCCCCTGCTGAGTCCATCCCTCCCCGCTGAGTTGCCAAGTGGTTCAGAGCTTTCCGATGATTCCGACAAGTCCCCAGAGAGCCTCGTGGAGTCCCTGGAGACATCGATAGGCGACACAgatccatttttttacaaagacACATCACCAAGTCCCGATTCCATTCAGAAATCAAATTCCGGACTTTTAACTCCTGTTTTGGGTGGTAGTCCCGCCTCACAGAGTCTAGATTCATCTCTGCGAAGTCCTGGAGATGACAGCACACCCCTGGGATCGGCAATATCAGAGGACGATATGTTGATGCTGAGTATCGACGATGTCATTGCCGATGAGGAGCTCGCATTGAGGGCTCCGTACATACCAATGTCCGATCAGGATGAGACACTTCAGTTGCTCATCAGCGATGATATGGTTATGTGGGGACCTACACAGGGCACATATAAGAAGGTCAAATG GGACGCTGAGGACGAGATATCCAGACGTTATGCAGACTCCAGTCTAGCTAAACTCTTGAAAAATTCGGGGGAGGAAGTGGAGAAGAACGTAGTGAATCCTGTCCAGGTGTTGGGACAGACGTGTAGAAGAG GATCATCGAATAAGCGTCACCACGGCCCCAACTCACCGCACAATGGTAATGAAACAAAGCGCATAAGATCGACACAAGAGCCAAAAGAACGTGGACCAATCACTGCCAGTAAAATTCCAAATGACTTATCCCCAGTTCTAACTGGTGGTGGCACCACAATAtcagaattaaattctccCATGAGTGCGCAGCAAGAGGATGTTGATGAGCTGAGGCAGCAGGGAAATCTTCTGATGGAACAGTTGATGGGACAGCAACCGTCTGAGGCAGCCAGACAAGCCATCTTCGAGGGAAGGAGAGAGGAGTTGAAGGATGATGATcgcggtggtggtggtggtgggagttttaatgagaaaaatgtcAGACAGTCTAACAGCGTTCTCATGAATCTACTTGTTTCTGGATGCGAT GAGATCTACCTTGACGTACCTCGTCTACTCCAGGATAAACGCCAGCCCCTGATGATAAACACAGAGGCCTCACCTATCCACGACATCTCCAGGAGTTATCTTACCACGTACACGATGAATGCGCAGTCGCCCAGTCCAAAGAAGCTCCTGGAGGAGAGCATATCATCAGCCATGATGACTTCGATGAGCTCCACGATCAGTCCTCAGATGATGGAGATGAGTGACTATGGTTATAGCATTGGGGATGCAACACCCTTGTCACCGGGATCGGAGCTACTCCGAGTCCTCAGCGAAGTGGTCTAG
- the LOC135170049 gene encoding hypoxia-inducible factor 1-alpha-like isoform X4 produces MSTSFLYPIDRSKPAQFDNSINFTIYENYRCNYPKNVTWMLKNSLMDSFVILIMTADMDVQSTFGIPCTEAQWLTCPVTNCPVFDDTTRGQGWNWNLTPAYPNVRLDRSLEECQVYRGNYGGYCPLVNDDEDGQSFEDYLNNEKRKEKSRDAARCRRSRETDIFAELAAELPISQEQAQHLDKASVMRLAIAYLKARSVIDGLSEPLPKAEKISEMDMMCQEALDGFVLVLANNGDMVYLSENVSDYLGIPQMDMMGQSVFEYGHPCDHEEIRQCLSMTAEDVNEKRSCNFFLRLKCTLTSKGRKVNLKSASYKVIHCVGHPMISRQTVSDETEELDEGIREFSGCGSSGSGTEDSQDGSDKTNVKPSTGISLVVVGCPIPHPSNIEVPLGRHTFLSKHNLNMKFTYADDRLSEYLGWSSNELMGKSVFDFHHALDNSALNKSFKSLFSKGQCETVAYRFLSRTGGYAWVVTQATLIRCTKQNKPLSVVCVNHILSGIECKDEVYSVRQLEARSAAEKLEKFSKTEGEDILLSPPAPIEPEKIPVEVEPIIPVKRTRPQTVTASLFKDLDPEEGKGIPRINDIAGERREKRSPWLFQDKPVVDYDPSRHRALTRSQAATRTSLSAGQDNQLITGNCRPPPQTATASIFAPRTEEMNTGFLIFSEDQPGLTMLKDEPEDLTHLAPTPGDVCVPLEDTPFLSDMLDEFILGNDVYCPLLSPSLPAELPSGSELSDDSDKSPESLVESLETSIGDTDPFFYKDTSPSPDSIQKSNSGLLTPVLGGSPASQSLDSSLRSPGDDSTPLGSAISEDDMLMLSIDDVIADEELALRAPYIPMSDQDETLQLLISDDMVMWGPTQGTYKKVKWDAEDEISRRYADSSLAKLLKNSGEEVEKNVVNPVQVLGQTCRRGDLP; encoded by the exons ATGTCGACATCCTTTCTGTACCCGATAGACCGATCAAAACCTGCGCAGTTTGATAATTCCATTAACTTTACAATCTATGAAAATTATAGGTGTAATTACCCCAAAAATGTCACGTGgatgttaaaaaattccctcatGGACAGTTTCGTCATCTTGATAATGACTGCTGATATG GATGTACAATCGACATTTGGTATTCCATGCACGGAGGCACAGTGGCTGACTTGTCCTGTCACCAATTGTCCCGTTTTTGATGATACCACAAGGGGACAGGGATGGAATTGGAATTTAACCCCAGCTTATCCAAATGTACGTCTAGACAGATCACTCGAGGAATGCCAGGTTTATCGGGGCAATTATGGCGGTTATTGTCCACTGGTTAATGATGATGAGGATGGACAGAGTTTCGAGGATTATTT AAACAATGAGAAACGCAAGGAGAAGTCTCGCGATGCAGCCAGATGCAGAAGGAGCAGGGAGACAGATATATTTGCTGAACTTGCTGCTGAACTACCAATTTCCCAGGAGCAAGCTCAACATCTGGACAAAGCCAGTGTTATGAGGCTGGCTATCGCTTATCTGAAGGCACGCAGTGTTATAGATGGCT TGTCGGAGCCACTACCGAAGgcagaaaaaatttctgagaTGGATATGATGTGCCAAGAGGCATTAGATGGATTCGTCCTGGTACTGGCTAACAACGGGGACATGGTTTATCTGTCTGAGAATGTCAGTGACTATCTGGGAATTCCTCAG ATGGATATGATGGGCCAGAGTGTCTTCGAGTACGGCCACCCTTGCGATCACGAGGAAATTCGTCAATGTCTGTCAATGACGGCTGAAGATGTCAATGAGAAGCGCAGCTGCAATTTCTTCCTGCGCCTGAAGTGCACTCTCACCAGCAAGGGACGCAAAGTCAACTTGAAGAGTGCGTCTTATAAG gtGATTCATTGCGTTGGACACCCGATGATATCTCGTCAGACAGTGTCTGATGAAACTGAGGAGTTGGATGAGGGAATTCGCGAATTTTCTGGCTGTGGTTCCTCTGGCTCTGGCACTGAGGACAGCCAGGATGGCTCTGACAAGACAAACGTTAAACCATCAACAGGAATCTCTCTGGTGGTCGTTGGATGCCCCATTCCTCATCCCAGCAATATCGAAGTGCCTCTGGGACGTCATACATTTCTATCCAAGCATAATCTCAACATGAAATTTACTTATGCTGATGACAG GCTCTCCGAATATCTGGGATGGAGCAGCAACGAATTGATGGGAAAATCTGTCTTTGACTTTCATCATGCACTCGATAACTCCGCCCTGAACAAGTCTTTCAAGTCTC TTTTCAGTAAGGGACAGTGTGAGACTGTGGCGTATCGTTTTCTCAGCAGAACTGGTGGCTACGCCTGGGTCGTCACCCAGGCCACTCTCATCCGCTGCACAAAGCAGAATAAACCGCTGTCGGTCGTTTGTGTCAATCATATCTTAAG cggaATCGAATGCAAAGATGAGGTGTACAGTGTGCGTCAGTTGGAAGCGCGCAGCGCTGCTGAGAAGctagaaaaattctcaaaaaccGAGGGGGAAGATATTCTCTTGTCCCCCCCAGCCCCCATAGAGccggaaaaaattccagtggagGTCGAGCCTATCATTCCTGTCAAACGCACGAGACCTCAGACTGTTACAGCTTCTCTATTCAAAGATCTAGATCCCGAGGAGGGGAAGGGTATCCCGAGGATCAACGATATTGCTGGCGAGCGCAGGGAAAAACGATCTCCTTGGCTGTTCCAG GACAAACCAGTGGTGGATTACGATCCCTCACGTCATCGCGCTCTCACTCGTTCACAAGCCGCCACCAGAACCTCGTTGTCAGCTGGTCAGGATAATCAGCTGATTACAGGAAATTGTCGACCACCACCGCAAACAGCGACAGCCAGTATTTTTGCTCCTCGTACCGAGGAGATGAACACGGGCTTCCTCATATTCAGTGAGGATCAGCCGGGCTTGACGA TGTTGAAAGATGAACCAGAGGATCTCACTCACTTGGCCCCAACCCCAGGTGACGTATGCGTACCCCTGGAAGACACTCCATTCCTCTCAGACATGCTGGACGAATTTATTCTCGGCAACGATGTTTACTGTCCCCTGCTGAGTCCATCCCTCCCCGCTGAGTTGCCAAGTGGTTCAGAGCTTTCCGATGATTCCGACAAGTCCCCAGAGAGCCTCGTGGAGTCCCTGGAGACATCGATAGGCGACACAgatccatttttttacaaagacACATCACCAAGTCCCGATTCCATTCAGAAATCAAATTCCGGACTTTTAACTCCTGTTTTGGGTGGTAGTCCCGCCTCACAGAGTCTAGATTCATCTCTGCGAAGTCCTGGAGATGACAGCACACCCCTGGGATCGGCAATATCAGAGGACGATATGTTGATGCTGAGTATCGACGATGTCATTGCCGATGAGGAGCTCGCATTGAGGGCTCCGTACATACCAATGTCCGATCAGGATGAGACACTTCAGTTGCTCATCAGCGATGATATGGTTATGTGGGGACCTACACAGGGCACATATAAGAAGGTCAAATG GGACGCTGAGGACGAGATATCCAGACGTTATGCAGACTCCAGTCTAGCTAAACTCTTGAAAAATTCGGGGGAGGAAGTGGAGAAGAACGTAGTGAATCCTGTCCAGGTGTTGGGACAGACGTGTAGAAGAG GAGATCTACCTTGA